The Flavobacterium sp. CBA20B-1 genome includes the window AATAAAAACGCCAAGCTGTATTTGCAAGTAGAGTGGAGTAAGAAGGCAGAAATGCTTCCAACGCTTATAGAATATGTAAAAAAAAATCCAAAATGGGCTATTTCTACACAAACACATAAATATTTGGATATTCCGTAGAAAATGATAATTTTACTGTAAAAAAAGAGGTATGAAAAAAATTGTTGTAGTATTGTTTTTAACCGTTTTTACAAACACATTTGCCCAAGCTAATAAAGCCGATGTATTAAAATTGGTTGAACTTTCTGGTGAAGTAAAAGAGTTTTACAATATTGCCGATGAAATTTCTAAACAACTTTCTGTAACTAATAGAGAAAGTTTTAAAAAAGACATGGAACCGCTTATTGCCAAACAAAAAAGGAACTT containing:
- a CDS encoding DUF2059 domain-containing protein, translated to MKKIVVVLFLTVFTNTFAQANKADVLKLVELSGEVKEFYNIADEISKQLSVTNRESFKKDMEPLIAKQKRNLIAYYSQNLSQSEVENLIEFYQTPLAKKFMMVKSNYAVVLSNRSEAFKAEIQGIIMKYMM